In the genome of Triticum urartu cultivar G1812 chromosome 5, Tu2.1, whole genome shotgun sequence, one region contains:
- the LOC125510927 gene encoding histone H1, with protein sequence MSTEVAAADIPVPQVEVAADAAVDTPAAKPAKAPKAAKAKKSTGPKKPRVTPAHPSYAEMVSEAIAALKERSGSSTIAIGKFIEDKHKAHLPANFRKILLTQIKKLVAAGKLTKVKGSYKLAKAPAAVKPKTATKKKPAAKPKAKAPAKKTAAKSPAKKAAAKPKAKAPAKAKAVAKPKAAAKPKAAAKPKAKAAAKKAPAAATPKKPAAARKPPTKRATPVKKAAPAKKPAAKKAKK encoded by the exons ATGTCGACTGAAGTGGCTGCTGCTGACATCCCGGTGCCTCAGGTGGAGGTAGCCGCCGACGCCGCCGTTGACACGCCGGCGGCGAAGCCGGCCAAGGCGCCCAAGGCGGCCAAGGCCAAGAAGTCCACTGGCCCGAAGAAGCCCCGCGTCACCCCGGCCCACCCGTCCTACGCCGAG ATGGTGTCGGAGGCGATCGCCGCCCTGAAGGAGAGGAGCGGGTCGAGCACCATCGCGATCGGCAAGTTCATCGAGGACAAGCACAAGGCGCACCTCCCGGCCAACTTCCGCAAGATCCTGCTCACCCAGATCAAGAAGCTCGTCGCCGCTGGCAAGCTGACCAAGGTCAAGGGCTCCTACAAGCTGGCCAAGGCCCCCGCCGCCGTCAAGCCCAAGACGGCCACCAAGAAGAAGCCGGCCGCCAAGCCCAAGGCCAAGGCGCCAGCCAAGAAGACTGCCGCCAAGTCCCCGGCCAAGAAGGCCGCCgcgaagcccaaggccaaggcccCAGCCAAGGCCAAGGCCGTCGCGAAGCCCAAGGCAGCAGCCAAGCCTAAGGCGGCCGCCAAGCCCAAGGCCAAGGCTGCCGCCAAGAAGGCGCCGGCCGCCGCGACCCCCAAGaagcccgccgccgcccggaagCCGCCCACCAAGCGCGCGACGCCGGTGAAGAAGGCGGCCCCCGCCAAGAAGCCCGCGGCCAAGAAGGCCAAGAAGTAG